The proteins below are encoded in one region of Synchiropus splendidus isolate RoL2022-P1 chromosome 13, RoL_Sspl_1.0, whole genome shotgun sequence:
- the mfsd14a2 gene encoding MFSD14 family MFS transporter, translating into MTGEKKKKKRLNRSILLAKKIIIKDGGSPQGIGEPSVYHAVVVIFLEFFAWGLLTTPMLAVLHQTFPQHTFLMNGLIHGVKGLLSFLSAPLIGALSDVWGRKSFLLLTVFFTCAPIPLMKISPWWYFAVISMSGVFAVTFSVIFAYVADITQEHERSTAYGLVSATFAASLVTSPAIGAYLSAAYGDTLVVILATAIALLDICFILVAVPESLPEKMRPASWGAPISWEQADPFASLRKVGQDSTVLLICITVFLSYLPEAGQYSSFFLYLRQVIGFSSETVAAFIAVVGILSILAQTVVLGILMRSIGNKNTILLGLGFQILQLAWYGFGSQPWMMWAAGAVAAMSSITFPAISAIVSRNADPDQQGVVQGMITGIRGLCNGLGPALYGFVFYLFHVELSDTDGSGKGAKPNMANPTDESAIIPGPPFLFGACSVLLSLLVALFIPEHTGPGMRPGAYKKHSNGAQSHSHSPQGSGAEGKEPLLEDSSV; encoded by the exons ATGAcgggggagaagaagaagaagaagcggcTGAACCGCAGCATTCTTCTGGCTAAGAAAATCATCATAAAAGATGGAGGAAGT CCTCAGGGAATCGGCGAGCCCAGTGTTTACCATGCTGTGGTGGTCATCTTCCTGGAGTTTTTTGCATGGGGTCTACTCACCACGCCGATGCTCGCG gTTTTACATCAGACATTCCCCCAGCACACATTCCTGATGAACGGGCTTATTCATGGCGTCAAG GGCTTGTTGTCGTTTCTCAGTGCACCGCTGATCGGAGCGTTGTCGGATGTATGGGGACGCAAGTCTTTCCTGCTGCTCACGGTCTTCTTCACGTGTGCGCCCATTCCTCTCATGAAGATCAGCCCATG GTGGTACTTTGCAGTCATCTCCATGTCTGGCGTCTTCGCCGTCACCTTCTCTGTGATATTTGCATACGTGGCAGACATTACTCAAGAGCATGAGCGGAGCACCGCGTACGGTTTG GTGTCGGCCACTTTTGCGGCCAGCCTGGTCACCAGCCCAGCCATCGGCGCCTACCTGTCCGCCGCCTACGGCGACACGCTCGTGGTCATCCTGGCCACCGCCATCGCGCTGCTGGACATCTGCTTCATTCTGGTGGCGGTGCCCGAGTCGCTGCCAGAGAAGATGAGGCCGGCGTCTTGGGGTGCGCCCATATCCTGGGAACAAGCTGATCCCTTTGCT TCTCTTCGTAAAGTGGGTCAGGACTCGACAGTGCTGCTCATCTGTATCACCGTCTTTCTCTCCTACCTCCCAGAGGCCGGCCAGTACTCCAGCTTCTTCCTCTATCTCAGACAG GTCATCGGCTTCTCCTCAGAGACGGTTGCCGCCTTCATCGCTGTGGTGGGAATCCTCTCCATACTCGCCCAG ACTGTAGTGTTGGGGATCCTGATGCGATCGATCGGGAACAAAAACACCATCCTCCTGGGCCTGGGCTTTCAGATCCTCCAGCTGGCCTGGTATGGCTTTGGGTCGCAGCCCTG GATGATGTGGGCGGCTGGAGCTGTGGCCGCCATGTCCAGCATCACCTTCCCAGCCATCAGCGCCATCGTGTCCCGGAACGCCGACCCGGACCAGCAAG GCGTGGTCCAGGGCATGATCACGGGCATCCGAGGGCTCTGCAACGGCCTGGGCCCCGCCCTCTACGGCTTCGTCTTCTACCTGTTCCACGTGGAGCTGTCGGACACGGACGGCTCCGGCAAAGGTGCCAAGCCCAACATGGCCAACCCCACAGATGAG AGTGCCATCATCCCGGGACCGCCCTTTCTGTTCGGGGCCTGCTCCGTGCTCCTCTCCCTCCTGGTGGCACTGTTCATCCCGGAGCACACAGGGCCCGGCATGAGGCCCGGCGCCTACAAGAAGCACAGCAATGGGGCGCAGAGTCACTCCCACAGTCCGCAGGGCAGCGGGGCGGAGGGCAAGGAGCCGCTGCTGGAGGACAGCAGCGTATAG